One region of Pagrus major chromosome 7, Pma_NU_1.0 genomic DNA includes:
- the abtb1 gene encoding ankyrin repeat and BTB/POZ domain-containing protein 1, whose protein sequence is MDVYDLFSSCRKGDICRVRYLVEQRDVDLNVRDKWDSTPLYYACLCGHEEVVQYLLASGAKCEANTFDGERCMYGCLSDSVRRLLKDYKCVSIRAMQRDDFNYFLHMLLEQGQHSDVKFLVHGQIFTAHRCVLSARSEYFTDMFESKWKGKNLITLKHPLVNPAAFGAILQYFYTGRMDIDISLVEDSRRLAKQCKMADLIEALENKCKQVYEFVSNKPGICVKVLSLEPQTCQLQEEMAQLADCALPTELRVGFGELPFNRVDRFPTYPDICFRVDGYDFLCHKAFFCGRSDYFKALLEDHFSEGELLQSQPSTPVITLHNISHDIFIHIMYYIYTDYTEPTTENVYDLLCVADMYLLPGLKRLCGKTLAKTICEDNIVFMWKTAKLFRLSRLEDHCAEFMAKIIDRLVEQAEFAEIIKEDAETVEHRHSTDSVPLVDDIRYHIASNVQTYSAIGEANQKLDALEELLCSINLDC, encoded by the exons ATGGACGTGTACGACTTGTTTTCTAGTTGCAGAAAGGGCGACATTTGTAGAGTCAG ATACCTTGTTGAACAAAGAGATGTGGACCTCAATGTAAGAGATAAATGGGACAGCACCCCGTT GTATTATGCTTGTCTCTGTGGCCATGAGGAGGTGGTCCAGTACCTGTTGGCTAGTG GTGCCAAGTGTGAAGCCAACACGTTCGATGGCGAGAGGTGTATGTACGGCTGTCTGAGCGACTCCGTAAGACGCCTGCTCAAAGACTATAAGTGTGTCAGCATCCGTGCGATGCAGCGGGATGATTTTAACTACTTCCTGCACAT GTTGTTGGAGCAGGGTCAACACAGCGACGTCAAGTTTTTGGTCCACGGACAAATATTCACGGCCCACCGATGTGTTCTCAGCGCACGCTCGGAGTACTTCACTGACATGTTTGAGAGCAAATGGAAAGGGAAGAACCTGATCACCCTCAAACACCCtttg GTCAACCCTGCAGCCTTTGGAGCCATCCTACAATATTTCTACACAG GACGAATGGATATTGATATAAGCCTTGTGGAGGACTCGAGACGACTAGCTAAACAGTGCAAAATGGCAGATCTCATAGAGGCGCTGGAGAATAAATGCAAACAGGTGTATGAATTTG TGTCGAACAAGCCAGGAATCTGTGTGAAGGTTCTCAGCCTGGAGCCTCAGACCTGTCAACTTCAGGAGGAAATGGCTCAGTTAGCAGACTGTGCACTTCCCACTGAACTAAGA GTTGGATTTGGCGAACTTCCCTTTAACAGAGTCGACCGCTTCCCAACCTATCCTGACATCTGCTTCAGGGTCGATGGTTACGATTTCTTGTGTCATAAG GCATTTTTCTGTGGACGCAGTGATTATTTTAAAGCCTTACTGGAGGACCACTTCAGTGAAGGAGAGCTGCTGCAGTCCCAGCCCAGCACCCCAGTCATTACGTTACACAACATTTCCCATGATATATTTATCCACATCATGTATTACATCTACACCGATTACACAGAG CCAACAACAGAGAACGTGTATGACTTGCTGTGCGTAGCTGACATGTATCTGCTGCCGGGGCTGAAGCGCCTCTGTGGGAAGACGCTCGCTAAGACTATATGTGAGGACAACATTGTGTTCATGTGGAAGACTGCAAAGCTTTTCCGTCTGTCTCGGCTGGAGGACCACTGCGCAGAGTTCATGGCCAAGATAATTGATCGG CTAGTGGAGCAGGCCGAGTTTGCCGAGATCATCAAAGAGGACGCCGAGACAGTGGAGCACCGACACTCGACCGACTCCGTCCCCCTGGTGGACGACATCCGCTACCACATCGCCAGCAACGTGCAGACTTACAGCGCCATCGGGGAGGCCAATCAGAAGCTGGATGCCCTGGAAGAGTTGCTCTGCAGCATTAATCTTGACTGCTGA